atgggtacccataccaaaattctattttactATGTATTTTCACAGTATTatgttaaagttttaataaagttattattatttcttatgtctatggtcttcaaagtaatagctatggttagtagttctaatggtccaaggtcatagAATAGTTGCGTCATTAcagatggtatcagagccacggtccatttgcatgaagttctccttgatacacacgctcaagctccgattCTAACCgacaatgtaagtatttatgctatagttgttatgattatgtgtttagttaacgttttagcccctatgttttttttttttttttatcaagaagaaaggaTAACTTCATTAATCAAACAAACAGAACAAACTACAAACCAGCAAAACAACTAACAGTGGTTAAACTACAAGCCACTCCAAAACTACCAAAAACCTGAAACTGAAACAATACAAACTACAAACCAGCAACATTACCAACAGAGGCTAATAACTAAAAGCCTCTCCAAAACAACCAAAAAACCAGAAAAACTGAGATACAAATAGCCAACAATAAAGATCAAGCTGAGCCTACATACTAAGAAATAAATCGATGCTCCTTAGCAGAAAGTTTATGCTTTTGAATACTGAACAACCGATGATGAAGAACAGCCTTAATTTCCGAAGCTATACTCACTGCAGATTTAGAAAACAACTCAAAAATACAGTTGTTACTATTCATCCAAATGTTGTAAACAGAAGCTGCTAGAATCATAACTGCTAACTGATGAATGAACCCACTTTTCCTGCTGGCTAACCAAGCTCTCCAACTGTCAAACTCAGCAGGCCAAATATTCCTATCTAACCAGTCAAATACCTGAGCCAACACCTGCTTAGACAATGAACAATAAAAAAAGAGATGGGCATGACTCTCATCAAACTCACCACAAACAGGGCACAGAGGTGAGTCTATATGCACTTTGAACCGACACAAGTTGTCAAGAGTAAGCAGATGAGTATTGACTACTTGCCAAAGCAAAAATCTATGCTTAGGCAGAGATAGCTTACACCAAACCGCCTTGTAATAGTCCACCTGCTGATAGTGAAGAGAGTTGGAATAAATTATGGCAGGACAAAATTTCCCTGTTACACCAGCTGCCATAATCTCTTCCCTGTTATATTTTCCCCTAAGGTTACAAAGCTTTCGCCAGTACCAGCTGGTATCTTGGGGAAGATTATAGGACCAAGAATCAGCTCATTTTAAGTAAATGGAGTTTATCCATTTCACCCACAGAAGATCAACTTTCTCAGATATAGCCCAAATAAACTTGGCCAAAATAGCATGATTCCACTTTTGACCATTTCTGAATCTGAGCCCCCCTAGAGCCTTAGGCAAACAAACCTTATCCCAAGAAGCCAAATGAATCTTACATCTATTCCCATTGACTCCCCAGAGAAAACCACGACAAAGTCTCTCAATTTCTTTTATGATGCTTTGGGGGAGAACaaaaatactcatccaatagTTCCTTAATCCGAAAAGAACCGAGTGAATCAATTGCATTCTACCAGCATAAGACAGATGCCTACTAGCCCAAGTGTGAAGATTCCTCTTGATTTTCTGAATAATGACATCACAGTCCTCATGCTTCCACTTGGATGGTCTCATTGGCACGCCAAGATACTTTAGAGGAAATATTCCCTCTGACAGATTCATTTCAGCAGCCAAAATCCTTTTATCAGCCTCAGATATGCCTCCAAAAAAAATCTGGGATTTGTTCTCATTTACATGCAATCCTGTGACAGAACTAAATTCCCTAAGCACCCCCTTAATCACCTGAACTGAAGACAGAGATCCCTTACAGAAAATAAGTAAGTCGTCAGCAAAACATAAGCTAATAAGCTTGAGGTTCTTACACATGGGGTGAAATCTAAAAACTGAGTTCTGAGCTGCAAAATGGAGACTACGGGTCAGATAATCCATCactagaacaaataaaagaggagAAATCGGATCCCCTTGGCGAAGACCTTTTTCACCTCTAAACCGGCCTTGAATCCTGCCATTCAATATTAGTGAATAAGATGTTTTGCAAAGACAAGTTATTATCCAACCTATAAATCTAGCTGGGAAACATAAGGCCTTTAAAAGCTCCTCAATAAACCTCCAGTCAATTGTGTCATAGGCTTTACTGATATCAATTTTTATCGCACATCTTGGAGATATTACGGATCTATTATAGTGCTTGATAAGAtcttgacagataagaacattATGAGCAATTGATCTTCCTTGTATAAAAGCTCCTTGGTTAGTATGAACCAAAACAGGAAGCACTTTAGCTAAACGACTACAGATAAGCTTTGAAACACATTTATAAAGTGTAGAATAGCAAGCAATCGGTCTATAATCAACTGCTCTATTCAGACTATCCACTTTAGGAATCAATGACAAAGAAGTATTCAATAACTCCTCAGGTTTGTACCCTATCTCAAAGAAATGCTGAACAGCACTACTAATCTCATCTCCAATTTCCTGCCACATCTCCTTAAAAAAAAGCTGAACCATATCCGTCTGGCCCCAGAGATTTAATACTAGAAATGCTGAACATTGCCTCCCTGATCTCCTTATGCGTGAATGGACTCAGTAATATAAGCTGTTGATCCAAAGATAGCTTAGCCCCCATAGCAATAGACTTCCTGTCTATCTCCTTGGTTACAGAACTGGGACTTCCCATTATTCCCCTAAAATGGTTCAAAAAGTGAGACACAACTTCAGGATAGCTATCCACCATTCTCCCTTTCTCATTAACAAAGGTAGCTATTCTATTAGCCTCCTTACGTTTCTTCAAGCATGCATGAAAAAAGCCGTATTCATGTCACCCTGTCGCAGCCAACTAATTTTGCTTCTTTGAGTCAAAAAGCTATGATACATTTTCTCTTGAATTATGAATTCTTCCGATGATAGCTTGACCCTATCCTGGATTGTAACATTATTAGGCTGAAGTTGAGCTCGGTACATTGCTTCCTGATAATCATTCTTGGCTGATTGAAACTTGATTCCCAAATCTCCAAAACAGTCCAAATTAAATCTCTTCAATTTGTGCTTCAATCTCATTGTCTTTAGAAAAATAGCCTTCAGCCCTCTTCCTTTCAATGGCTGCCTCCAGTTTTCTAAAACCAACTGCTTAAAATTCCTATGCTTAGTCCAGAAATTGTAAAATCTAAAAGGCTTAATACCATAGTCCTCCACAGGAAAAATAAAGATAGTACAAGCACAGTGATCTGAGTATGGCTCCCATTTAAAGACAGCAGTGGTATTAGGAAAACCATCTAACCACTCCTCATTAATGAAATCATGATCTATTTTAGAATAGATTCTAGCATCTCCATCTTGATTGTTAGTCCAAGTATAAAACGAACTCGTACTCTTAAGAGCTTCCAGATTAGACATAGACAGCCACTGAGAGGAATCAACAATTTCTGTAGAAGACACTTATTTTCCTCCATTTCTTCCTCTAGCTGTAAATATTGCATTAAAGTCCCCTAGAACCATCCACGGGTTAGCCGAACAAACTATTTGAGCTAAACCATTCCATAAAGTCTTCCTCTCTTCCAAAGTATTTCTTCCATAGACAAATGTAATATTAAAGGAGATTTTGTGACTAGACATTTTAACAAGGCAGTGAATAAACTGAGCATTCTCCTCTAACACACTAACTTTGACAAAAACTTTCCTCCATATAATCAAAATCCTTCCCTCTATCATCGGACTAGTATAGTAATCCCAGTTCCTAAATTTATTATCCATTACTTCCTGCACTCGACTAACCTTCATTTTATTCTCTAAAATAGCTCCAATTCCAATTTTATTCTTACTAGAGGTATCTAACACAGCTTCTTGTTTTTTCGGATTGTTCAATCCCCTAATATTCCAGCAAAGAATATTGCAACTATCCATAAGAAGTTTGCATATTACCCCTGCCATCTTCTATTCCCTCTACCTGTTCCTGAAGGACCCGAAACAAGTTTGTCGAATTCTTATCCTGTACCTGATCTTTATGACCATTCAAACTACTGTTTCCACCTCTTTGACCACTTCTATGTAGACTCCCTGATTTCTTAGGCGTGTGCCATTTACTCTTTGAATCTTGTCCCTGATCAACTTTTAAATCCTCAACCATCTCCTTGTTTCTTGAAGATTGTCCCTGTCCAGCCTCAGTAGTCACAACCTGATCTGTGGCCTTTTCCATTGTTGAAGAAATTAACTGATTATTCTTCTCCCTTCCCTGAACCTGAGAAAACTAGACTCAGTAACCTTTTGATCCATTTGGGCCTTCTGATCCTTGCGGcaatcagtaataacatgtcCATAATTTCCACAATTTTTACATTTGACTGGTAACCACTCATACTCCACCCCTTGCTCCACAAGTTTATCAAATTCATTCATGTAATGAATAACCCTAGGAGGATTATCTGAAAGTTCCATCTCTACCAGCACTCTAGCAAATTGAACTCTAGTTCTCTCTTGAGTGAACTTATCAACCATAATCGGCTTACCAATAGTACTCACTAAAGCACTAAGGCAATTGTTGCCCCAATATTGAAGTCCAAGGTCATGCAATCTAATCCATAAAGGCACTGAGCGGATCAACCGAATCGCATTTAAATATGTTGTCCAAGGTCGAACAATCACTGGTTTTCTATCAAAATGAAGACTGCCATTTTCCAAAACATGACTGTGAGTAGCCTCATCATTAAATTTTACCATTACCAGACCCATAGACATTCTTGCAATTTGAGCAATCCCCAGGTGACCCCAAACTCTCTTGATGAAACCTTCAAAGACCGGCAATGGAGGGTTAGCCCCTAACACCATACAAATGACTGCTGAATCCCAGTTAGCTGACTCGATTCTTACTTCATCCTCATCAATCATTGCAATCCTCTTTCAATCCTTAATTAGAGGTTCGGCATAGTCTAATTTCTGATCACTGAAGGATAGCTTACCCGTATTAAACTAATTCCAATGCTTTTGTGCCGACGATTCATAGTCTCCACTTTCCATTTTATCCGCCCAGCTAGTTGAAGATGAACCAGCTATAATTGGTTCCCCATCTTGAACAACCTCATTCTCAGTCATTCCCAAATCTGGCTCCGATCGTGTTTTACCCTGAACCTGAGTATCACCCTCACTGATTTCCTCTTCCCGCACATTTTCTGTTGGAGCTTTCGAACTTTGGATTGAAGGCAGGCCATGAACATCAGCTCTTGTCACCAGTTTTCTCATAgatttcttcttcttcgccatgggaGAAGAAACGTCACGAGAGAAAAACGGTTACAGAGTATGTTTTAGCCcctatgtttttagttaagaatatCTGTAAATTAGTTtcgtttctttatttattttatttattatctttgcatttatgattgtacttagtgaaaacctttttccaaataaatatcattgttatttttgaatgacatgtatgggtttgattttcttttacaatcataataaataataaatttaataaataatgaccaagttcggtgagggtggatacaaatcaatgaaccgggttctatattgagagttagggggccagaGAAGTGGGTACAATGTTATGGATCCTAGCCCCCcatcaatatggttaactttgggacaacgatgagtttcgtgacggagaattaagtcatataggataattagaaacacacttagaaaataataaagatggcttatttttctaagtttagaaacacacccttaTTATatagaaggcttacataatttttcataagaagtcataattaatacgtccgagttatgttttcttagattaagtttttgccttagagcctattaggataagttctaatatgttttctcgactattagaactttgctgaagatgtcgctcagaagatctaCTCGCAACAATGTCAATTTCTCCAACgccgctcctgagagcaatgaagcccctctagttcgcagaaggggaaggcgtgcaaccaATGCTGCTGTTAATGAAGGAGCGCCGCCGCCGGTcaacaacactgcagaaattgccaggCTACGGCAACAAGATGAGGAATTACTGCaacaacagcgacaacaggctcagcctcagcctcagactcagccgcaaccacaacctcaacaaatggctcaagcaccccatcaagtaggtccttatgggggatggaaaatggcgaactatgcacctGTTGTgtaaatttaagcaattaaaattgTGCAAGTGTACATAGTcggcaaacaagtaataaagtgataagttgagtatcgtctccacagggattgaattagcaaataattttgcacaaatcaattaccaaacaatttaatagtgatgaaaaataaattgaaaataattcaaattaactaaGATGACAATATAAAAGCAATAAAAATTCAATTTGGTGAAAtgggcttgaattattaaattcaTCTATGTCAATTGACCTGtacgttttgctgcagcaaaatctCAGGAAATTACCCAGagttcactacaacaattttgagtaAATATTACGTTAAGATATAGCACCTTTTTTAAAGTGCTATTAATGATTTAGCTCTAAAATATTTGGGGAGAAATATTTAGCGCCAAGTGAATTAATGGCGCCtttacttttcattttttttattattttacacAACACTCTCATTCTGAATATGGGTTCTCTCTAAACGCCTAAATCCCTTCATTCTCACCATTCATTTCATCGATTCTCTCTAGCCTCCACGAGAGAGTGCTCAAACCACACGGCGTCGTTCTCCTCCACCGGCGGTCAGATTGGTCTACTCCAACATCACGAAGTCGCTCTCCACCCCATCGGCTCGACTTAGCAAACATCAAAGGTACTCTTTCTTGTCCTGACCTCACTCTGGTAATGGTTCCTACTCTTCAGTAAATGAGAGAGAGCCCTAAGCCGCTGCCCTCTCCTCCTCTCACTCCTATCCGttattcttcattttcttggaaGAATAGGTGACGGCGCCTGGCGGAGGCAGAGGCAAAGGCGAGGTCACGGGTTCGACGATGCGTGGGTCTTCTTCTCCTCAGCACACGACGGAGGCGAGATCTGGTATGTTTCCTCTCGACTTATTTTTGTTGTTGATGGTTGGTTCATGGTAGTCGAAGCCTTAGAATGGGGTATTTTAATTACTGTGTGTTTAATAATCTTATTGGTTTTCTTCATAGTATATGTTTTGTCTTTCATTTTagttattatatgtggatttttgaaTATGAGTATGAGTTTAATGAAGTTTGAATCTGGGTGTTGTTCTTCTTTCCTAGTCACTCATTCCATTGTCATCTTTCTGGCCTCCCTCCCCCGTTCCAAAACCTCACCATTCATCTCTCAATATTGCTCCATCAATTttgatttctgcaattttttGTCTCATGTGTATATATAACTATAATATTGTGATTATTTGTGGGAATTTTGGTTTAAATTAGGGATTGAATATACTGTACTATGTTTGAAGCAAGAAATAAAGTTTGTGATGATTTTTTGTTCTTAATCTGATTGTGgtaataatttttgttttcaagTTCTCTCCCTCTTAATGTAATCTGTCATGATTTTTAGGCTACACTTTCCTAATTGCAAATGCTGCAAGGGTGAGAGCCTTCTTTGGATGCCCAGTTGATGAACGCAAGGACTTTCTGCTGCAGATGATGTATAGTCCTCAGGACTGTTGAGGTACTTTGTAAAATTGCAGATAAGTGAGTCTAGGCTTCAAAAGTGATGTTAATTTAACATACCATAGTTGTAgcaagaataaaaataataataattcagtGTAACAAACATTTATAGTTTTTTCAGATGACTGTGTTCGGTTGTTTTGATTATCAAGTTAATAGATAGAATCATTTTCTAGTTGATGGCTGatgatactttaaactcttgttcATTCTGAAACATGAATCTGGgctgttttttttaatattaatatagaTAAATGTGCCTTGACAAGGCTTTCTTTTAGAACATAAATACGCATGACTTGAGTCATATGGTAGATAATAGATATGCATATACATATTCACAAACAGTCCACAGCACAAACAAGCAAATTATATATGAGCCAGAGCCTCTGAATCTGGATTGGTTCCATTCTCCTGAAGCTTCTGAATCTGGTAACTGACAGATTGTT
The genomic region above belongs to Humulus lupulus chromosome 1, drHumLupu1.1, whole genome shotgun sequence and contains:
- the LOC133816094 gene encoding uncharacterized protein LOC133816094, translated to MIDEDEVRIESANWDSAVICMVLGANPPLPVFEGFIKRVWGHLGIAQIARMSMGLVMVKFNDEATHSHVLENGSLHFDRKPVIVRPWTTYLNAIRLIRSVPLWIRLHDLGLQYWGNNCLSALVSTIGKPIMVDKFTQERTRVQFARVLVEMELSDNPPRVIHYMNEFDKLVEQGVEYEWLPVKCKNCGNYGHVITDCRKDQKAQMDQKVTESSFLRFREGRRIIS